The genomic stretch TTCGGGACAGATGTGGGACCCGGCTGGTAAGCTTCACGATACGAAGTTCGTTATCCCCGACCACAGTTACGCGAGCCTGTACCGGGAGACCATAGACAATTGCAGAAAACACGGCGCCTTCGACCCAAGAACCATGGGGACCGTTCCGAACGTGGGTCTGATGGCGAAGAAGGCGGAGGAGTACGGCTCTCACGACAAGACGTTTCAGGCACCGGGTGACGGAACGGTCCGTATCGTCGACGCCTCGGGGAACGCGATACTCGAACACGCCGTGGAAGAAGGGGACATATGGCGCAGCTGCCAGGTAAAAGACGCCCCCGTTCAGGACTGGGTAAAGCTGGCCGTCACCAGAGCGCGGGCAACGGGAGTACCGGCGGTCTTCTGGCTGGATAAAGACAGGGCACACGACGCGCAACTCATCGAAAAGGTGAATACTTACCTGAAGGACCACGATACGGACGGTCTGGATATCCAGATTATGCCCGTGGCGGAAGCGGCCAGGCTCTCGGTCGAGAGGATGCGGGACGGGAAGGACACCATCTCGGTTACCGGGAACGTCCTTCGTGACTACAATACGGACCTCTTCCCGATCCTCGAGCTCGGTACCAGCGCGAAGATGCTCTCGATAGTGCCGCTTATGAACGGCGGCGGACTTTTCGAGACGGGAGCGGGGGGCTCGGCCCCCAAGCATGTCCAGCAGTTCCTGGAAGAGGGGCATCTCAGGTGGGATTCCCTCGGCGAATTCCTGGCCCTTGCGGAGTCATTCGAACATCTGGGCAACACGACGAAGAACGAAAAGGCCAAAATATTCGCCAAAACCCTCGGCCGGGCAAACTGCAAGTTCCTGGACAGCAACAAGTCGCCTTCGCGTAAGGTTAACGAACTGGATAACCGGGGCAGCCACTTTTACCTCGCGCTCTACTGGGCGGAGGCCGTGGCCGAGCAGACCGAAGACACGGAGCTTCAGGCACGTTTCGCCAAACTGGCGAAGACACTTGCGGATAACGAGGCAAAGATTATCGACGAGCTGAACGCGGCACAGGGGAAGCCCGTCGATATCGGCGGCTATTACCACCCGGACCTCGAAAAGGTATCAAAAGCGATGCGTCCGAGCGCGACATTTAATGCGGCACTGGAGGCTGTCTCACTGGAGACTGTCTAAAGGGAAAAAATACCGGAGGTAACAGATGCAGCTTACAGGACTTCTCTGGGGGAAAGAACTCCTCAAGAAAGTCGACTTCCCCGTGACCGAGGTGCTCGGTCCGGAGGCGACCGTAGATGAGATAAAGGCCCTCATAAAGAAGTGCGGCCAGGTCTTCATAAAGCCCATCTTCACGGGCGGGGTGGGCAAGAAAGGCAAGGCCGGCCTCATAGGAAGGGCCTCGGACATAGCCACGGCACTTAAGGAGAAGGAGCGGCTCTACTTCACCGAGCACACCTTCGGCAACTCAACGGCCAAGGCCGACGGCGTGACCTTCGAGGGCGGCGTCCCGGCCACCCATGAGGTCTACTTCTCCATAGCGGACTCCACCGCCTACCGCACCACGACCATGACCATCACGCACCACGGCGGGGTGGACATCGAGGAGCTTCCCGCCGACAAGGTAAAGGAGGTCCCCTTCGACCCCCTTACCGGGCTCAAGAGCTTTCACGTCTCGAACGCCCTCGAGGACCTCGGCGCGCCCAAGGAAATAATAAGCCCGCTCGTTCAGAACCTGCCCAGGCTCTGGACCCTTTACAACAACTACGGCATGAGCATGTTGGAGCTTAACCCCATAAGGATGGGGAAGAACCCCAGGGGGAGACTCATCCCCGTGGCCTGCGACTTCAAGGGGGCCTTCGACATAGACGACCCCGCCTGGAAGAGGCTCGACCTGCCGCCGCACCTCTTCGCCTCGGACTACTCCGAGTTCGAGCAGGAGATAAACCAACTGAGGACCTATCAGGGCCAGAGCGACGTCTTCGTCATGAACCCGGAGGGCACCATAACGGCCCCTACGTTCGGGGGCGGGGCGAACGCGCTCGTCACCGAGCTTCTCGGCGACAGGGCCACCATCTCCTCGGACTTCGGCGGCAACCCGCCGTACGATAAGATGTTCCAGATATCCCGGATAGTATTCAAGTACTGGATCGCACAGTCCAACGTGCTCTTTATAATAGGCGGCAAGGCCAACAACACCGACATATACGAGACTTTCAGGGCCATGGCCGACGCCCTGAGGGAACACTTCAACGCCCACGGGCCCACCCCGCTCTTCGTCGTAATCGGCAGGGGAGGGCCGAACCTCGTAAGAGGCATGGGATACATGAGGGATACGCTGGACAACCTGAAACTCCCCTACCGTATATTCGGCCACGACAGCGCCATGAGCGAGGTCGTGAACTACGCCTTGAAGATGGACGGATGGATGGAGAAGGAAGGAAAGAAGAAGCTTGCCGCGCGCCTTGCCGGCAAGAGTTGATAGCCGCGACACATTAACTCGACAAGGACGGAGCCAATGCATAAAGAAGGAGTAAAAAAGTTTCCCTACTACGTCGGAGTAAACTCGCTCTCCGAGATAGCCACGAAGGAGGACAGGGTTTGCGTCCTCAACATGCTCGGCAACGAGAGCCGCACCGTGACCCCCACGAGCCACGTCTTCTCCGGCGGCAACGTTGTCTTCGGCACGAGCCCCGGCAGGTCCGGACAGTCCCTTGAAACGAAGATCGGGAACATCCCGGTATATAACTCCATAAAG from Thermodesulfobacteriota bacterium encodes the following:
- a CDS encoding NADP-dependent isocitrate dehydrogenase — encoded protein: MSTKICYTKTDEAPALATCSLLPIIRTFTEGSGISVETRDISLAGRILAHFPEKLTEDQKIPDELAALGELAKTPEANIIKLPNISASIPQLKAAIKELREHGLDIPDYPAEPKNDAEKEIKARYAKVLGSAVNPVLREGNSDRRAAVAVKEYAKKNPHPMGEWSADSKSHVATMSSGDFCSNEKSATMTEATDVKIEFVGQDGKVTVLKENTPLEAGEVIDATFMSKKALTDFFEEQIEDAKERGVLFSLHMKATMMKVSDPIIFGHCVKVFYKDALEKHASVIKELGVDLSNGLGDLYAKIENLPEAQRAEIETDVKAVYANRPEIAMVNSDKGITNLHVPSDIIIDASMPAAIRASGQMWDPAGKLHDTKFVIPDHSYASLYRETIDNCRKHGAFDPRTMGTVPNVGLMAKKAEEYGSHDKTFQAPGDGTVRIVDASGNAILEHAVEEGDIWRSCQVKDAPVQDWVKLAVTRARATGVPAVFWLDKDRAHDAQLIEKVNTYLKDHDTDGLDIQIMPVAEAARLSVERMRDGKDTISVTGNVLRDYNTDLFPILELGTSAKMLSIVPLMNGGGLFETGAGGSAPKHVQQFLEEGHLRWDSLGEFLALAESFEHLGNTTKNEKAKIFAKTLGRANCKFLDSNKSPSRKVNELDNRGSHFYLALYWAEAVAEQTEDTELQARFAKLAKTLADNEAKIIDELNAAQGKPVDIGGYYHPDLEKVSKAMRPSATFNAALEAVSLETV
- a CDS encoding ATP citrate lyase citrate-binding domain-containing protein, with the protein product MQLTGLLWGKELLKKVDFPVTEVLGPEATVDEIKALIKKCGQVFIKPIFTGGVGKKGKAGLIGRASDIATALKEKERLYFTEHTFGNSTAKADGVTFEGGVPATHEVYFSIADSTAYRTTTMTITHHGGVDIEELPADKVKEVPFDPLTGLKSFHVSNALEDLGAPKEIISPLVQNLPRLWTLYNNYGMSMLELNPIRMGKNPRGRLIPVACDFKGAFDIDDPAWKRLDLPPHLFASDYSEFEQEINQLRTYQGQSDVFVMNPEGTITAPTFGGGANALVTELLGDRATISSDFGGNPPYDKMFQISRIVFKYWIAQSNVLFIIGGKANNTDIYETFRAMADALREHFNAHGPTPLFVVIGRGGPNLVRGMGYMRDTLDNLKLPYRIFGHDSAMSEVVNYALKMDGWMEKEGKKKLAARLAGKS